In a genomic window of Bradyrhizobium ontarionense:
- a CDS encoding HypC/HybG/HupF family hydrogenase formation chaperone has product MCLAIPAEVIKLLPDDMAIVSIDGVSKEVSVALIEEITVGDYVILHVGHALAKINPEEARETLDLLRQMGVEPVEARP; this is encoded by the coding sequence ATGTGCCTGGCCATTCCTGCCGAGGTGATCAAGCTCCTGCCTGACGACATGGCGATCGTCTCGATCGATGGCGTCAGCAAGGAAGTCTCGGTCGCGCTGATCGAGGAGATCACCGTCGGCGACTACGTCATCCTTCATGTCGGCCATGCGCTGGCCAAGATCAATCCGGAGGAGGCGCGCGAGACGCTCGACCTGCTCCGGCAGATGGGAGTGGAACCCGTGGAGGCGCGGCCATGA
- the hypD gene encoding hydrogenase formation protein HypD — protein sequence MKYADEYRDKELAMGLARAIRAKAESGKAYRFMEFCGGHTHAIARYGLEDMLPDNVRMIHGPGCPVCVLPAGRIDMAIALAERSEVVLCVYGDLMRVPGSRGSSLLRAKARGADVRMVYSTLDAIALAEQNPGREVVFFAIGFETTTPPTAVMVRLADKKQLANFSVFCNHVLTPPAMRAILDSENPVEIDGFVGPAHVSTVIGTAPYEPFARDDGKPVVIAGFEPLDMMQAILMLIEQVNDGRHEVENQYRRAVTGSGNRRAIDEMAEIFELRDQFEWRGLGSIPSSALKLRPAFAHLDAELRFAMSELVVADNPACECPAILRGVKKPVDCRLFGNACTPETPVGSCMVSSEGACAAHWTYGRFRDHQRRLAS from the coding sequence ATGAAATATGCTGATGAATATCGCGACAAGGAGCTCGCGATGGGCCTTGCGCGCGCGATCCGCGCCAAGGCAGAGTCCGGCAAAGCCTATCGCTTCATGGAGTTCTGTGGCGGGCATACCCATGCGATCGCCCGCTATGGTCTCGAAGACATGCTGCCGGACAACGTGCGCATGATCCACGGGCCGGGCTGCCCCGTCTGCGTGCTGCCGGCCGGGCGCATCGACATGGCGATCGCGCTCGCCGAACGGTCCGAGGTCGTCCTCTGCGTCTATGGTGATCTCATGCGCGTGCCGGGCTCGCGCGGATCCTCGCTGCTGCGGGCCAAGGCCCGTGGCGCCGACGTCCGCATGGTCTATTCGACGCTGGATGCGATCGCGCTGGCCGAGCAGAACCCGGGGCGCGAAGTCGTGTTCTTCGCCATCGGCTTCGAGACCACGACGCCGCCGACGGCTGTGATGGTCAGGCTCGCCGACAAGAAGCAGCTGGCGAATTTCAGTGTGTTCTGCAACCACGTGCTGACGCCGCCGGCGATGCGGGCGATCCTCGACAGCGAAAACCCCGTCGAGATCGACGGCTTCGTCGGCCCTGCGCATGTTTCCACGGTGATCGGCACCGCGCCCTATGAGCCGTTCGCGCGCGACGACGGCAAGCCGGTCGTGATCGCGGGCTTCGAGCCGCTCGACATGATGCAGGCGATCCTGATGTTGATCGAGCAGGTCAATGACGGCCGTCACGAGGTCGAGAACCAGTATCGCCGCGCTGTTACCGGCAGCGGCAACCGGCGCGCCATCGACGAGATGGCCGAGATCTTCGAACTGCGCGATCAGTTCGAATGGCGCGGCCTCGGCAGCATTCCGTCGAGCGCATTGAAGTTGCGGCCCGCCTTTGCGCATCTCGACGCCGAGCTGCGCTTCGCCATGTCCGAGTTGGTCGTGGCCGACAATCCGGCCTGCGAATGTCCGGCGATCCTGCGCGGCGTGAAGAAGCCGGTGGACTGCCGGCTGTTTGGCAACGCGTGCACGCCGGAGACGCCGGTCGGCTCCTGCATGGTGTCGTCGGAGGGCGCCTGCGCGGCGCATTGGACCTATGGCCGCTTCCGCGACCATCAGCGGAGGCTCGCGTCATGA
- the hypF gene encoding carbamoyltransferase HypF, whose protein sequence is MSAPGQTLAAKHTRLRLRVRGAVQGVGFRPYVHGLATRYRLGGFVANDADGVVIEVEGEEVAEFVEALPQQTPPLARIDDIAVEPMVADSCTGFRIAESVGGRVTTRIVPDAATCAACLAELFDPTSRFHLYPFVNCTHCGPRFTIAERLPYDRATTAMKRFPMCEACRADYEDPSGRRFHAEAISCARCGPRLSHGVDEVAAALAEGKIVAIKGLGGYQLLCDCSRDDVVQRLRARKQRDGKPFAVMLASADAAADLAEIDAPARALLEQVARPIVLLRSRHHVAPSVAPGLAKIGVMLPVAPLHHLIFHALAARGGAAGERGWALVCTSANPSGEPLLTDNDEALAALADIADLIVTHDRDIVIRADDSVVAMVAGGPRFIRRARGYVPEPIRLARSMPPILAVGAHLKATVTVTRGDEAFVSQHIGDLDTAQAVRFFEETIRHLTSILDVEPVAIAHDMHPDMASTRFAQGRGLPMVPVQHHHAHAASVIAEHGVAGPALGLVLDGYGYGSDGGAWGGELLLCDGAGFRRLGHLAPLKMPGGDRAAREPWRMAAALLHDIGRGGDIASCFAGQPQARHLPMLLDRADTPVTTSAGRLFDAVAGLLGVSMVQSYEGEAAMKLEALVREPAVLARGWTVIEGVLSLRPLLAHLAARDLDAVEAAGLFHGTLAAACVDWVADASRATGIGTVVLSGGCFLNAHLAEQIVRGCRAAGLDALLPRQLPVNDGGLSLGQAWVAGLQITQQGLTSGGFV, encoded by the coding sequence ATGAGCGCGCCCGGCCAGACATTGGCGGCGAAACACACGCGCCTCAGGCTCCGCGTCCGCGGCGCCGTGCAGGGCGTGGGCTTTCGTCCCTATGTCCATGGCCTGGCGACGCGCTATCGGCTCGGCGGCTTCGTCGCCAATGATGCTGATGGCGTCGTCATTGAGGTCGAGGGCGAGGAGGTCGCTGAGTTCGTCGAGGCTCTGCCGCAGCAGACACCACCACTGGCGCGCATCGACGACATCGCGGTCGAGCCGATGGTGGCCGATTCCTGCACGGGCTTCCGGATCGCCGAGAGCGTGGGCGGGCGCGTCACGACGCGGATCGTGCCGGACGCAGCCACCTGTGCAGCCTGCCTGGCCGAGCTGTTCGATCCGACCAGCCGCTTCCATCTCTATCCTTTCGTCAACTGCACCCATTGCGGTCCGCGTTTCACCATTGCCGAACGTCTGCCTTACGACCGCGCGACCACGGCGATGAAGCGCTTTCCGATGTGTGAGGCGTGCCGCGCCGACTACGAAGATCCGAGCGGCCGCCGCTTTCATGCCGAGGCGATCTCGTGCGCGCGTTGCGGGCCGCGGCTCAGCCATGGAGTGGACGAGGTCGCGGCCGCGCTTGCCGAGGGCAAGATCGTCGCCATCAAGGGGCTTGGTGGCTACCAGCTGCTGTGCGATTGCAGCCGCGATGACGTCGTCCAGCGCCTGCGCGCGCGCAAGCAGCGCGACGGCAAGCCCTTCGCCGTGATGCTGGCCTCGGCCGATGCCGCCGCCGATCTCGCCGAGATCGATGCGCCTGCGCGCGCGTTGCTGGAGCAGGTGGCGCGGCCGATCGTGCTGCTGAGATCGCGCCATCATGTCGCGCCATCCGTTGCGCCGGGTCTTGCGAAGATCGGCGTGATGCTGCCCGTCGCGCCGCTGCATCATCTGATCTTTCACGCGCTCGCTGCGCGCGGCGGAGCCGCGGGTGAGAGGGGCTGGGCGCTGGTCTGCACCAGCGCCAATCCGAGCGGCGAGCCGCTCTTGACCGACAACGACGAGGCGCTGGCCGCGCTGGCTGATATCGCGGACCTGATTGTCACGCACGATCGCGACATCGTCATTCGTGCCGACGATTCCGTGGTCGCCATGGTCGCCGGCGGTCCCCGTTTCATTCGGCGCGCCCGCGGCTATGTGCCGGAACCGATCCGTCTTGCGCGGTCCATGCCGCCAATACTTGCGGTCGGCGCTCATCTGAAGGCGACGGTGACGGTGACGCGCGGCGACGAGGCGTTCGTGTCCCAGCACATCGGCGATCTCGACACCGCACAGGCCGTCCGCTTCTTCGAGGAGACGATCCGTCACCTCACCTCCATTCTCGATGTCGAACCGGTCGCGATCGCGCATGACATGCATCCCGACATGGCTTCGACGCGGTTCGCACAAGGCCGCGGTCTCCCTATGGTGCCCGTGCAGCATCATCATGCACATGCGGCGTCCGTCATCGCCGAGCATGGGGTAGCCGGTCCTGCGCTCGGCCTCGTGCTCGATGGCTACGGTTATGGCAGCGACGGCGGCGCGTGGGGCGGCGAGCTCCTGCTGTGCGACGGCGCAGGCTTCCGTCGCCTCGGCCATCTCGCGCCATTGAAGATGCCGGGTGGCGATCGCGCCGCGCGCGAGCCGTGGCGCATGGCCGCGGCGCTGCTGCATGACATCGGGCGGGGCGGGGACATTGCGTCGTGCTTCGCCGGCCAGCCCCAGGCTCGGCATCTGCCCATGCTGCTGGATCGCGCGGACACGCCGGTCACGACCAGCGCCGGTCGCCTGTTCGACGCCGTCGCCGGCCTGCTCGGTGTGAGCATGGTCCAGAGCTATGAAGGCGAGGCGGCCATGAAGCTCGAGGCGCTGGTACGTGAACCGGCGGTACTGGCGCGGGGCTGGACGGTCATCGAGGGCGTGCTGTCGCTGCGGCCTCTGCTCGCGCATCTGGCCGCGCGCGATCTCGATGCGGTCGAAGCCGCCGGCCTGTTTCACGGCACCTTGGCCGCGGCCTGCGTCGACTGGGTTGCGGATGCTTCGCGTGCGACCGGCATCGGCACCGTCGTGCTGAGCGGCGGCTGCTTCCTCAATGCGCATCTGGCAGAACAGATCGTGCGCGGCTGCCGAGCGGCCGGCCTCGATGCGCTGCTGCCGCGCCAACTGCCGGTCAATGACGGCGGCTTGAGCCTCGGGCAGGCCTGGGTCGCCGGACTGCAGATTACTCAACAGGGTCTAACTTCCGGAGGGTTCGTCTGA